Below is a genomic region from Deltaproteobacteria bacterium.
CGGTCGTGGAAGAACGTCTTCGCGAGGACCGGCTCGGCGGAGATCCCGAGGATACTCCCCAGTTCGCCGCGGACGAGGTCGAGCAGCTCCGGCTCGGGCAGCGCCGCCAGCGCGGGCGCACGCACTCCCCCCACCATCACGCGCAACAGGGCCTTTCCCTCCGGCGCCCGGTTCGGGAAGACGCTCGAGTCCCACAGCGCCCCCAGGATCTTCCGCTTCTCGCCGCGCGGGATGAGAAAGCCAAACCCGTCGAGGGGGTTGCCCATCGTCGCTTTCCCATACCCCAGCGCGGCTACGGTGATCGGTGAATAGGGGATCCCGGCGAGGAGCTCCGAAAGTCCCTCGTCCAGCGGGGAAACCATCCCGGCGGCCGCGTACGCCGGCGCGGCGACCACCACCACGTTTGCCGCCATCTCCTCCCGCTTGCCGTCGGCGGACATCGAAAGGACGTACGCCTCTCCGTGCCGCTCGATCCGGTCCACGGCCACGTTCAGGTGCAACCCCTCCGAGAGCCGCCCGGCGAGGGTGTCCGTCAGCGCTTGCACGCCGTGGTCGAACGACATCAGGACGCCGCCCGGTCCCGCGGACATCTCTCCCTTCACGCCCTGTTTCGCCCGCTCCTTCCGCACGCCGAGCATCCCGCGCACCAGCCCGCCGTACTTTCGCTCCAGGTCGTGGATCACGGGGAAGCAGGAGCGCAGCGACATCTTGTCCGGGTCGCCTGCGAAGATGCCGGTGACCATCGGGTCGATCAGCTTCTCGAGCGCCTCGGGACCAAGCCGCCGCCTCGCGAACTCCCCGAGCGACTCGTCGACGTCCGCGGGCGGGCCCGAAGCGAACGGCTCCCACAGGATCCGCAGACGGCCGGGAAGGGAGAGCAACTGCGACGTAAAGAACGCCGACGGCGTCTCGGGGAGGCGGTGCAGCTTCCCGTCGGAGAGGATGAACCGCTTGCGGGCGAGGTCGGAGGAGCGGGCGAGGCGACCTCCGAGGTCGAGCTCCTTCACCAGTTCCATGCCGTGCGGCTTGTTCGTGAGGAAGCCGTTCGGGCCCCACTCCATGGAGAAGCCGTCCTGGCGGATCGTGCGCATCTTCCCGCCCGGGACCGCGTCGGCCTCCAGCAGCAGGATCTCGGCCTCCTTCCCCGCGTCGGAGAGGGACCTGACGAGATAATGTGCCGTCGCCAGCCCCGAAAGGCCGGCCCCGATAATCACGATACGAGGCATCAGACCGCTCCCAGAACGAGATCCTTCAGCGCGGCGATGAACCCGGGTGCGTCGTTCAGCGCGGGCGCCCGCAGGAACGATTGTATACCCGCTTGCCGCGCGTGGGCGGCCAGGCGCACGTCCAGCTCGTGGAGCGTTTCGATGTGCTCCGACACGAAGCTCACCGGGACGACGACCAGCGTCTTCACCCCCTCCCGCGCGAGTCGCGTCACCTCGTCGATCGTGTCGGGGGGGAGCCACGCCATCGGACCCACCTTGCTCTGGTACGAGATCCCGTGCGGGAGACCGGGGAAGGAACGCATCACCGCCGCGACGGTGCGCTCCGTCTCCGATGGGTACGGATCCCCTCCGTCGACCAACGCCTGCGGAACCCCGTGGGCGCTGAAGAGGAGGAAGATCCCGTCCCGGTCCGCGTCCCGGAGCGCGCTCG
It encodes:
- the hemG gene encoding protoporphyrinogen oxidase, which gives rise to MPRIVIIGAGLSGLATAHYLVRSLSDAGKEAEILLLEADAVPGGKMRTIRQDGFSMEWGPNGFLTNKPHGMELVKELDLGGRLARSSDLARKRFILSDGKLHRLPETPSAFFTSQLLSLPGRLRILWEPFASGPPADVDESLGEFARRRLGPEALEKLIDPMVTGIFAGDPDKMSLRSCFPVIHDLERKYGGLVRGMLGVRKERAKQGVKGEMSAGPGGVLMSFDHGVQALTDTLAGRLSEGLHLNVAVDRIERHGEAYVLSMSADGKREEMAANVVVVAAPAYAAAGMVSPLDEGLSELLAGIPYSPITVAALGYGKATMGNPLDGFGFLIPRGEKRKILGALWDSSVFPNRAPEGKALLRVMVGGVRAPALAALPEPELLDLVRGELGSILGISAEPVLAKTFFHDR